The genomic segment tcttttctttacatcacttgcaaattatttctcatgactgttttttcttctcgtgtgtgtgtttgtatagGCTAAgttttggtttggaaaaatatatatcaagattATAACTGTTTTATCTGGGCAATTTCGGGATGTATTTTGGCATTCGTGTTTTTGTGCAGTTAGTTATTATGGGAAAGGAAAATCTACCAATGAGAAGCTTCCGATTAGAACAGACAGAGACACCCTAAGAGAAGGATACCGGTAAGTTGATTCactgtggattttttttaatcttcttgtGTTGCCTTGTTACAAGCATCCATGAGATTGTTGGTGAtgttgatcatttttttatttatttttttgatgtataAGTTTAGCTGCCCAGGTAGACTTGGATGTGCTGagtatttttgtgattttttgtcCAGCATGGATGCCCTAAATAACTTTTGTTAACAATGATATCAAACTGATAATTAATCAGGTTAGAAAGATGTATTAAAGGAGGTGAGTGCCAATTAGGAACTATTTGGCAGTTGGCACAAGCTTGTTGgcatatctttttatttctagtgCAATTACGTGATTTACATAAGGAGTCCTATGGCTCAATTTAGTGCTAGAACAAGAAAGGGCGAGgaataaaaacattgattttcgAGTCTGCAAGAGGGTATTATTTAATGTCCAGTTAAGTACGGGGATGATATGTTTCCATCCAACCACATATGTTAAAGTTTAATTCACTGCTTGTTGTATTATCATTCATTTCGTTTCATGCTCAATTCACACCGAATCATTTTCGATCTTGAATCCTATTCTGTGACACTTTTGATGGTGGAAAATCCATCCACACCTACATGGTTAATgtgtcttttttcttcctttctaaTTTAGACTCTGCAATTATGTCATCTATCACCTCCCTTTAATTTGTCAAGGTTCATACGCTCGGAGGAAGATGATATGGATGCATCCTGGGAGCAAAGGCTTGTGAAGCGTTACTATGATAAGCTTTTTAAAGAGTATCCTTTGCGAACAGATGTTCGATGTTCTGAACAATATTATGGTTAAGAACTATCATATGTTCTGAACTATATTTGTTACTACTACATCTAAAATCCTCTTTAATATGCTGTGCACTTCCTTAGACTCTTTGAAGATATTGCATTGCTGATATGTCACACTACAAGGTTGGCAAGGTATGCGGTTTCCATTACACAAAGTCATCTAATCTGAGCTGTAATGAAATGAAACTGTCACACTACAAGGTTCATATGTGCTTGAGAATATATTTCATTGTtacatcaaaagaataaagtaaACTGGCTGCAAAATATGAGTTGTAGATTGGATTTTCCTTTTCTGACATTGCACATTATTTTCTTCTGGCTTTTTTCCCCTCATCCCATATGGTCTAAACTTGGCATTTATTTCATCTTTGTTAGAGGACGGTATCTTGAAATGCATTACCCTATCTTTCTTCTTGCTGGGAAGTAGGGCAAGATTTCTGTTTTTCTGGCTGTTTGCCTCTCTAAGTCCTTTTATCACATAGAGAAACTTGAATAAAAAGCATATTTTTGACTTTGTGTGGTGAATTGAAGCAGCATTGCCAAATGTTTTGGGACTATCAGGGTTCTGTGGAAACTGACTACTTTATTGGATTTGGTATGCACAAGTTCGTTGTTGCAgaattagtgattttttttttttttaaaaaagagaggatatgTGCTtctaaaaggaaaaacagaaaGGATGTGTTAAACTGCTATATTGCACGCCAAGACTTAATACAAAATCTTTCTAAACACTCAATGGTGAGTTGCATTctatttgatataatatttctctatttttgaaTTCTTCCTTATAGATTGGTTTGAGATGGAGGACAGAGAAGGAAGTCATATCTGGAAaaggtaatattttttctttgctggTTATTTTAGTTACAGTCTCAATCACACGCATTAGTGATTTTATTCAAGGATTAGATGCCATTTCAGGAAGCAATCcgtcttcttttgtttttatccatGGAAACACTTTTATTTATAGTGTTAACTGAAATGCTGTGATAAACATGCCTGATGCATAACTGTCAGCATCACATCTTTATTACCTGTTTTGCACAACTAGAAGCTTGTTCAGGTGTTTGAAGTATGGGTATTGCCACGGCATTTTACTCATCCaagcaaaatattaattatcagTCGGGTCTTGGTTCTAATATGTAAATGCTACCATTAGATCTTTTTTAACTCAGGCTCCAACGCATTAGTAATCTAAatctaaacatatatatatatatattttttaatgtttgcgTCTATGCCCAAGATTTatgaaatagattttttattaaatactgTCAAATTTTCCCTTCAATTTTATGAGTTTAAAGGATGCTAGAGAAAGTTGGGGCTCTGGAAATTTTTGTGATGCTGATTTTTTCCACAAAAAGCTTGTTAAAACTTCTGGTTCTCTTCCTGCTTGTTTGGGTACTACTGTGCTGTAATATCATTCATGATGGAATGGCATTGAAAGAATGTCTTGTTGTTTGGGGATTGGAAATTGATTTATTCCCCTTTCTGTCAGGGCAGTTCATTTGTGGTAACAAGCATTGTGATGTGAAAGATGGTTTGGCAAGCTATGAGGCAAGTGTTTATACTTCCAGCAATAAATTTAATAGCATTATAGTTTGTATGCTTGTGTATAGTTTGAGCATCATTACATCTTGCTCTCTCAATTTGGCTACAGTTTCATTTCTCTGTATGATCTTTGCATTCTGATGCCTGCAGGTgaacttttcttattttgaagCTGGTGAAAACAAGCAAGCCCTGGTGAAGTTGATACTTTGTGACAGGTGGGTTGGTTATCTATAAAGGTTGGCACACCCATTTACTTTTGCTTTTGTAATACTCTGTTTCTATGTAGCTTTAACTGTCCCCAGAATCTAACTACATGGTTATGTGAAACGTGGTGTGCCTTGGCAGCATTGCTGCAGATTTGGGATCTGAATAATGCTGTAGTCAGAAACTATTTCACTTATTTTTGACTTATAGGTCTTATCATCTTTGTATGGTTTTGTCAGTTGATCAGTTCCGCCTTATTGATATATGGTGCCTTTGCAaaatcctgttttttttttttgagccgGATTCAATGTGATGCCCTACTATAATGTCAGAACACATTAGTTAGGTATCAGTACCATCTAAATATAGAACTTTTGCTGAGGAGTTtagttaattaaattcaaaattcagaTGAGAATGTCATCATCTGGTATTTTACTTTGCCTTGGGTATCTTTGCTTTTGTTCCCATGAAATACATCTCCttaatgtattttcatattatttcacTTCATTCCAGTTCTTTTACTAATTCCTTTCTAAAATGTTAACTGTTTCCAAATAGATGTGCTGAGAAACTTCattacaaaagaagaaaagagaaggaacaaATAGAGAAAAGGGAGAAAGGAGATCGTATAAGAAAACGGTATGAGCACTTTGCAGATTCTTGTCCACTTGTGAACCTATGTCCTGGTAAATTTTTATTGTCCCTGACTTGCTGTATAGAAAGCTCACGGTCCACCTTTCAGGGAACTACTTGAGGTTGTTGATGATTTGGACAATGAAGGGAgcgaggagaagagaagaggtTTGTGGCTACAAATAATgataacatgtttatttttcatttacagtTTCCTATGTGATGACATTCACTTGTGGGTATTTTCACTCGCTGTTTGTGTGTCCTTTCAAAGGTGCCattatgcttttcttttctcaaagtTTGAATTGGAGCTTTTGTTCTATAGAATTGGCTCCATATCTGGAGGGTCGGTTTAAACAAACAAATGTTACATGTGACCTTAATCCATCTCAAGTTGAACAACTTTTGAATTAAAGGGAGGATTACTGGAGTGCTGTTTAGTCAGCTGTGCTAATACAAGACGAAGGGCAATTGCCTTGAAAACATTAGTAGCAAAATAAGCTTTGGTTCTACCTGATTGCTAAAGGGATTTTAGAATGATGTCAAACTGAAGTGTAATGGATGGCAGTGGAACTCATTGCCTCTGTCCCTGTTTTCCCGTTCTAACTAAAGCATAATGATTTCTGTACTCTTCTTGgaaaaatttgttttgcttCATGGCAATATGTTTGGCCATAAATGGCGAACTCAACACCTTGTACCTTCTTTTCCTTTGGCAGGTAAAAAGCCTACAATTTCTGGaggcaataaaaaaacagaCGATGATGACAACTTTGATGAGTTTCTTGAGGGAATGTTTCCATAACTGGACGGCAGCTGCCAGATCCAAGGGATGGTGTTCTTGTGCTTAACATATATGACCAGAAAAGTTTAGAAGGCATGGTAGGGACCTGCTAATGGAGCTACAGTGAGTTGAAGTCCGAACCTTTTTCatgcagaaaaaaaattgttcactcGAGAATTTAATGGAAatatttgtgtatttgatgaaaCGAAGTCAAGGTAGAAGGTTGTACATATACTGGGCAGTATAATATGTTCATCATGCGTGCCTGCAATCCAAGTGCAAGTAAAAAAACGAGATGCAATCCAAGTTTGTTGACACCTGATTGTGAGAATAATTAAAATCCAGGTGCCATTTATGTATAATGTAATGCTACATCAATATGTGAAGACTGATGATAACTGCACTCCTTTAAACACAAAAGCTTTCCTGGGATAGCCATGAAAAGAGGAGAAAGGAAGGAATCCATCCTCCCGTTCCGgggaagaagaataagaagtgAAGATGAAATGCCAAAAGATGAGTGTTTTAGGATCGGTTGAGTGGTTTTTTTGTAGttcattaatgattttcttGATCCGTCATTAAAGTAAAATCAAGCCAATGAATCCTGGCATCTCATCTTTATCGTTCTTTTCATGAGAGGCCTGTCTTCCAATGTACAAAATCTTGAAAGTAGttctgaaaaataattaaaaaaagaattgattgtCGGCGATGAACAATTTTCTTGGATGCTAATATATGTATGTGATCTGAAGTTGTTTGGCGAGGCACATTGCTCATCGTTTTTACCAaaacaccacaaaaaaaaaacctacatgtAAAATCCACGGAGTAACAAAAATCCACCGCGGGTAGAAAAAGAGCCACCGAGAAAATATCAGGCCCAGAACTTGCCAGCTCTGCATGACGACAGCAGCTTTTGTCATCTAACCATTTACCACCCACTAATGGCAGCAGTTAGCTTATACGGAATTAGGATCACCCGCTGCTCTCCACGTGGCTTTATCTTGGTGTACTACAGCCAGTATGTTAGCACGTGTCTTCTGGCTTTATCTTGGTGTAGTACAGCCAGTGTGTTACCACGTGTCTTCTGACTTGACCCCATTTGATATTCAAtcactgatttttttatgttaaagtgtttcttactataaatatattaaaataatatatatatatatatatatatatatatatttaaattaatttctaatatcaatatattaaaataatctaaaaacaataattttaaataaacaaatttcaaaagtattaaaaaaaaaacttttaaaattcagaAACAAACAAACTATCCAAATCCCCCACTATCATGTGGTGGTCTGTCTATCAGCAGTAAGTACTAATTACAACGGAATTGATGCTTTTCTGGCAAGTTTTATTTTGCCGAAAGCAGCAAATGGCCCCAGCCATAATTCTGCCTCCTCGTCCTCAGCTCGTCTAATTTTCCAATCCTCGAGCATGGCATATCTCAGATATTGTTTGTCCTACAATGAGTTCACCTTAATTTTAAGCTCATACCATGTATATTCAATTCGTCTTAATTACACTTAGCTTGTTTGAAGTGATCAATAAGTTTGTAGCTAAccttaattatttcaaaaaatcagtTACTGTAATGAGAATTTgagaataataaaagaaaaacc from the Populus nigra chromosome 1, ddPopNigr1.1, whole genome shotgun sequence genome contains:
- the LOC133690223 gene encoding uncharacterized protein LOC133690223 produces the protein MASFGSLKSAVFDREERKQQYQSHIRGLNAYDRHKKFLNDYVSYYGKGKSTNEKLPIRTDRDTLREGYRFIRSEEDDMDASWEQRLVKRYYDKLFKEYCIADMSHYKVGKIGLRWRTEKEVISGKGQFICGNKHCDVKDGLASYEVNFSYFEAGENKQALVKLILCDRCAEKLHYKRRKEKEQIEKREKGDRIRKRELLEVVDDLDNEGSEEKRRGKKPTISGGNKKTDDDDNFDEFLEGMFP